The proteins below come from a single Aptenodytes patagonicus chromosome 2, bAptPat1.pri.cur, whole genome shotgun sequence genomic window:
- the GSDME gene encoding gasdermin-E isoform X3: MLPAKTFPAQRSVGDADVFTLRLKTVPSFLPATKNFVRETDSGGDLIPVSHLNASDKLQLLSIVTKRKKFWCWQKPKYHFLTVTLSDVLTEDKPIKPVIVESDFAKYMGKFEDFVQGSIETSFGKISLGAGGKGYVENQSSFGNLRKQEIDLQQLMKDVKDRTINLNSSLLQQVIERKREVLCILREKIITTQKCTISEHIQTEEKISGVMGCSTKILKVSVSENGSMMKDSSVILEIPPATTIAYGVIELFIKQSGQFEFCLLDEQQGGFEKESTEGSTYPHSALFRDALFLYQPDAVDNEMYSGAKNSIPSDASLSVLKQDLSRLKTQFQPFVKLPEDKQRALYKTLCELLLHEEMVAALEDLLDDICTGDKPDLKELKPAQQDLLGFLQLLGCNLQSELLLQKYQPQDEELFSATHLLISAISELPDYTLVLLRACCDLQVVPALCCLPNIASADGTVALSSPLVATLTDRRRFDVVQRLFASSNITLEMTVSSVKAVTMKEPRFFPLVLYVALYGFYALGGNV; this comes from the exons ATGCTCCCTGCAAAGACGTTCCCAGCACAGCGAAGCGTGGGAGATGCTGACGTCTTCACTCTGAGACTGAAGACAGTCCCATCTTTCCTGCCTG CAACAAAGAATTTTGTGAGAGAAACTGACAGTGGAGGTGACTTGATCCCTGTCTCCCACTTGAATGCCTCAGACAAGCTGCAGCTTCTGAGCATAGttacaaagaggaagaaattctGGTGCTGGCAGAAGCCCAAGTATCATTTCTTGACAGTCACCCTGAGTGATGTGCTTACTGAAGACAAACCGATAAAACCAG TAATTGTGGAGTCTGACTTTGCAAAATATATGGGGAAGTTTGAAGATTTTGTTCAAGGAAGTATTGAAACTTCATTTGGAAAGATCAGcctgggagctggagggaagggctaTGTGGAAAACCAGTCCTCATTTGGAAACCTGAGAAAGCAGGAGATTGACTTGCAGCAGCTTATGAAAGACGTCAAGGACAG aacaatAAATCTGAACAGTAGTTTACTGCAACAAGTAATAGAAAGAAAACGTGAAGTGCTGTGCATCTTGAGAGAAAAGATAATAACAACTCAGAAGTGTACAATATCTGAACATatccagacagaagaaaaaatcagCGGTGTGATGGGATGCAGTACAAAAATACTAAAg GTTTCAGTGAGTGAAAATGGAAGTATGATGAAGGATTCTAGTGTGATCCTTGAAATTCCTCCTGCAACCACTATTGCCTACGGTGTAATTGAACTGTTTATAAAGCAGAGTGGCCAGTTCG AATTCTGTCTGCTAGATGAACAGCAAGGAggctttgaaaaagaaagcacagaaggcTCAACTTATCCCCATTCAGCACTATTCAGAGATGCTTTATTTCTCTACCAGCCAGATGCTGTTGATAATGAGATGTACTCTGGGGCTAAAAACAGCATTCCCAGTGATGCTTCTTTAAGTGTATTGAAACAAG ATCTGTCACGGTTGAAGACTCAGTTCCAGCCCTTTGTGAAGCTGCCGGAAGACAAGCAAAGAGCTTTATATAAAACCCTTTGTGAACTCTTGCTCCACGAAGAAATGGTAGCTGCCCTGGAGGACCTG TTAGATGATATCTGCACAGGAGACAAGCCAGATCTGAAGGAGTTAAAACCTGCACAACAAGACCTCCTTGGCTTCTTGCAGCTCTTAGGGTGCAACTTACAGAGTGAGCTGTTGTTGCAGAAATACCAGCCTCAGGATGAAGAACTCTTCTCGGCTACTCACCTCCTCATCAGTGCCATCTCTG AGCTGCCTGATTACACTCTTGTCCTGCTGCGTGCCTGCTGTGATCTTCAGGTTGTTCCGGCGTTGTGTTGTTTG CCTAACATCGCTTCAGCTGATGGCACCGTGGCGCTGAGCAGTCCTTTGGTGGCTACTCTTACTGACAGAAGAAGATTTGATGTCGTGCAAAGGCTGTTTGCTTCATCAAACATTACTTTGGAAATGACAGTGTCTTCTGTAAAAGCTGTAACTATGAAAGAACCTAGATTCTTCCCACTTGTTCTTTACGTTGCATTGTATGGATTTTATGCTTTAGGTGGGAATGTGTAG
- the GSDME gene encoding gasdermin-E isoform X1, whose translation MFAKATKNFVRETDSGGDLIPVSHLNASDKLQLLSIVTKRKKFWCWQKPKYHFLTVTLSDVLTEDKPIKPVIVESDFAKYMGKFEDFVQGSIETSFGKISLGAGGKGYVENQSSFGNLRKQEIDLQQLMKDVKDRTINLNSSLLQQVIERKREVLCILREKIITTQKCTISEHIQTEEKISGVMGCSTKILKVSVSENGSMMKDSSVILEIPPATTIAYGVIELFIKQSGQFEFCLLDEQQGGFEKESTEGSTYPHSALFRDALFLYQPDAVDNEMYSGAKNSIPSDASLSVLKQDLSRLKTQFQPFVKLPEDKQRALYKTLCELLLHEEMVAALEDLLDDICTGDKPDLKELKPAQQDLLGFLQLLGCNLQSELLLQKYQPQDEELFSATHLLISAISELPDYTLVLLRACCDLQVVPALCCLPNIASADGTVALSSPLVATLTDRRRFDVVQRLFASSNITLEMTVSSVKAVTMKEPRFFPLVLYVALYGFYALGGNV comes from the exons ATGTTTGCAAAAGCAACAAAGAATTTTGTGAGAGAAACTGACAGTGGAGGTGACTTGATCCCTGTCTCCCACTTGAATGCCTCAGACAAGCTGCAGCTTCTGAGCATAGttacaaagaggaagaaattctGGTGCTGGCAGAAGCCCAAGTATCATTTCTTGACAGTCACCCTGAGTGATGTGCTTACTGAAGACAAACCGATAAAACCAG TAATTGTGGAGTCTGACTTTGCAAAATATATGGGGAAGTTTGAAGATTTTGTTCAAGGAAGTATTGAAACTTCATTTGGAAAGATCAGcctgggagctggagggaagggctaTGTGGAAAACCAGTCCTCATTTGGAAACCTGAGAAAGCAGGAGATTGACTTGCAGCAGCTTATGAAAGACGTCAAGGACAG aacaatAAATCTGAACAGTAGTTTACTGCAACAAGTAATAGAAAGAAAACGTGAAGTGCTGTGCATCTTGAGAGAAAAGATAATAACAACTCAGAAGTGTACAATATCTGAACATatccagacagaagaaaaaatcagCGGTGTGATGGGATGCAGTACAAAAATACTAAAg GTTTCAGTGAGTGAAAATGGAAGTATGATGAAGGATTCTAGTGTGATCCTTGAAATTCCTCCTGCAACCACTATTGCCTACGGTGTAATTGAACTGTTTATAAAGCAGAGTGGCCAGTTCG AATTCTGTCTGCTAGATGAACAGCAAGGAggctttgaaaaagaaagcacagaaggcTCAACTTATCCCCATTCAGCACTATTCAGAGATGCTTTATTTCTCTACCAGCCAGATGCTGTTGATAATGAGATGTACTCTGGGGCTAAAAACAGCATTCCCAGTGATGCTTCTTTAAGTGTATTGAAACAAG ATCTGTCACGGTTGAAGACTCAGTTCCAGCCCTTTGTGAAGCTGCCGGAAGACAAGCAAAGAGCTTTATATAAAACCCTTTGTGAACTCTTGCTCCACGAAGAAATGGTAGCTGCCCTGGAGGACCTG TTAGATGATATCTGCACAGGAGACAAGCCAGATCTGAAGGAGTTAAAACCTGCACAACAAGACCTCCTTGGCTTCTTGCAGCTCTTAGGGTGCAACTTACAGAGTGAGCTGTTGTTGCAGAAATACCAGCCTCAGGATGAAGAACTCTTCTCGGCTACTCACCTCCTCATCAGTGCCATCTCTG AGCTGCCTGATTACACTCTTGTCCTGCTGCGTGCCTGCTGTGATCTTCAGGTTGTTCCGGCGTTGTGTTGTTTG CCTAACATCGCTTCAGCTGATGGCACCGTGGCGCTGAGCAGTCCTTTGGTGGCTACTCTTACTGACAGAAGAAGATTTGATGTCGTGCAAAGGCTGTTTGCTTCATCAAACATTACTTTGGAAATGACAGTGTCTTCTGTAAAAGCTGTAACTATGAAAGAACCTAGATTCTTCCCACTTGTTCTTTACGTTGCATTGTATGGATTTTATGCTTTAGGTGGGAATGTGTAG
- the GSDME gene encoding gasdermin-E isoform X2, whose amino-acid sequence MFAKATKNFVRETDSGGDLIPVSHLNASDKLQLLSIVTKRKKFWCWQKPKYHFLTVTLSDVLTEDKPIKPVIVESDFAKYMGKFEDFVQGSIETSFGKISLGAGGKGYVENQSSFGNLRKQEIDLQQLMKDVKDRTINLNSSLLQQVIERKREVLCILREKIITTQKCTISEHIQTEEKISGVMGCSTKILKVSVSENGSMMKDSSVILEIPPATTIAYGVIELFIKQSGQFDLSRLKTQFQPFVKLPEDKQRALYKTLCELLLHEEMVAALEDLLDDICTGDKPDLKELKPAQQDLLGFLQLLGCNLQSELLLQKYQPQDEELFSATHLLISAISELPDYTLVLLRACCDLQVVPALCCLPNIASADGTVALSSPLVATLTDRRRFDVVQRLFASSNITLEMTVSSVKAVTMKEPRFFPLVLYVALYGFYALGGNV is encoded by the exons ATGTTTGCAAAAGCAACAAAGAATTTTGTGAGAGAAACTGACAGTGGAGGTGACTTGATCCCTGTCTCCCACTTGAATGCCTCAGACAAGCTGCAGCTTCTGAGCATAGttacaaagaggaagaaattctGGTGCTGGCAGAAGCCCAAGTATCATTTCTTGACAGTCACCCTGAGTGATGTGCTTACTGAAGACAAACCGATAAAACCAG TAATTGTGGAGTCTGACTTTGCAAAATATATGGGGAAGTTTGAAGATTTTGTTCAAGGAAGTATTGAAACTTCATTTGGAAAGATCAGcctgggagctggagggaagggctaTGTGGAAAACCAGTCCTCATTTGGAAACCTGAGAAAGCAGGAGATTGACTTGCAGCAGCTTATGAAAGACGTCAAGGACAG aacaatAAATCTGAACAGTAGTTTACTGCAACAAGTAATAGAAAGAAAACGTGAAGTGCTGTGCATCTTGAGAGAAAAGATAATAACAACTCAGAAGTGTACAATATCTGAACATatccagacagaagaaaaaatcagCGGTGTGATGGGATGCAGTACAAAAATACTAAAg GTTTCAGTGAGTGAAAATGGAAGTATGATGAAGGATTCTAGTGTGATCCTTGAAATTCCTCCTGCAACCACTATTGCCTACGGTGTAATTGAACTGTTTATAAAGCAGAGTGGCCAGTTCG ATCTGTCACGGTTGAAGACTCAGTTCCAGCCCTTTGTGAAGCTGCCGGAAGACAAGCAAAGAGCTTTATATAAAACCCTTTGTGAACTCTTGCTCCACGAAGAAATGGTAGCTGCCCTGGAGGACCTG TTAGATGATATCTGCACAGGAGACAAGCCAGATCTGAAGGAGTTAAAACCTGCACAACAAGACCTCCTTGGCTTCTTGCAGCTCTTAGGGTGCAACTTACAGAGTGAGCTGTTGTTGCAGAAATACCAGCCTCAGGATGAAGAACTCTTCTCGGCTACTCACCTCCTCATCAGTGCCATCTCTG AGCTGCCTGATTACACTCTTGTCCTGCTGCGTGCCTGCTGTGATCTTCAGGTTGTTCCGGCGTTGTGTTGTTTG CCTAACATCGCTTCAGCTGATGGCACCGTGGCGCTGAGCAGTCCTTTGGTGGCTACTCTTACTGACAGAAGAAGATTTGATGTCGTGCAAAGGCTGTTTGCTTCATCAAACATTACTTTGGAAATGACAGTGTCTTCTGTAAAAGCTGTAACTATGAAAGAACCTAGATTCTTCCCACTTGTTCTTTACGTTGCATTGTATGGATTTTATGCTTTAGGTGGGAATGTGTAG